The region GTTTCTGCGACAAGAGCACAGCTGATTCGTTTCAACAGAGgccatatggcccacaaagcttaaaatatttactatctggcttttggcagaaaaaaaaattgccaactCTTGGCCTAGGGAAAATCTGAGTCAGTTGTTGGGTAGTGCTGGGAAAGTACCAAACTAATACTGAGGTGAGTACAAATCAAAGAATTGTCTTCCTGCTCAGGGAAGTAGAGATGCTTGCTACAGTATCTTTCTCCAAGGAGAAAGGGAAGTTGATTCTCCATAACCAATTAATCATGCAGATCTTCAGCTATTTTGTGCCCAAAATATCTAGGTGCagtaatatttaacatttactcTGTATCAAGTATTCTTGCAGATTACTCACAACAAACACATTCTATTTCCAATGCCTCCTCCCAGGGGCCTTCCCTTACCACACCAAGATAGCATCTCAACCACCATCCAAGCAGTTTTTCCTCACATCACTCATCATCAACAGGATTACTGTCGTCTCGCATGCTGTGAGCTCAACAGCGGTCCCGCAGCACTGAAATcccaatccccagaacctgtgaatacaCTACCTGTAAAAGAGACTCTGGTTATGGGGAGATTTTTTCTAGGATTATCCCAGGGAGCCCAACTTATTCACAAGAATTcttgtaagagggaggcagagggagacttCATTATGGTAAtaaagatgaagacagagaggCTGCACTGGCAGCTTTGAAAATGGCGGAAGACACTGTGatcaaggaatgcaggtggcctcgaAAAAccgaaaaaggcaagaaaacagatcCTCCCCTCAGAGCCTCAACAGGGACCAGCTTTGCTGACACCTTAATTTTACCCCAGAGAAAccgatcttggacttccaacctccacaactaaaagataataaatttgtgttgttttaagccactaaacagcaatttgttatagcagcaataggaaactaacacacctACTAAAATATAAATTCCGTGAGAGATGGGCAATTTTCAGTCTACCACTTTTCCCTGGGtgcctagagcagtgcctggtaTAGCCGTTGAGTGAATTAACAAAGGCCAACTGTAATCACTTGGTAATGGTTTCCCCAGAACAAAGGCAAGGGTAGAGAAAGTCAtgtctagaatttaaaaaatctgagtgAACCATGATAGAGATGTCATGATGGACTTTTTGATGATCTGTTGAGGCACTAATGTGAGGGCTCATGACGAGCCCCACACTGTGGTAGATGCTTTACATATAccatcccatttaatcctcacaatagtcTTCCAAGTACGTCATTCCCATTTCAGAAAAGACAAGAAAGCCTTAAAGATTAAGAAATTTGCCCATGAGTCAAGAATTAAACCCAGGTCTAAATGATTACACATCTCTTTTTTCACTGTACTATAGCCAGTAATTCAAAGTACTTGTCACATACATTTTCTAATTGTATCCTTactgtaaatacatacataatttttccCACTTAGCAAATCAAAAACCTGAAGTTTGCAGGTTCAATAATTTACCTAAAGAGTATCTAATTTCCCCAAAATCTCTAACTAGAATAGTTGAGAGTCAGGATCTGATCCCAGGACCTTTGATCAGAATGCGGTTCTGTTATACAACAAAattctagtttaaaaaatttccacAATATTCTCCTAAACTTCATCTGATTTTATTGAACCTGTGAAATTTAAGCCACTATAACTATATTAGTGAGGAACTAGCAGACTTTCAGTTTGGTTCATATCTAATCTCTATAAATGTATTATCTATTGGTCAATTATCCTTTTTTCTTCAAGGTAAATAGTTGCTTTAATTTCCAATAAATGAGGCAATACAGGTGTCATgacaatcaattaaaaaatggaaacaagtgGTCaacttgatttatattttaacagCTATAACTTCAGAGAAGACCCAAAATATTACCTTCCTTCCAAACCTCTACATTTTCTAGTAATGCTTTCAGTCATCACTAAGTCTCAAACACTCCTAGTAAAGACTCTTGCCTTTAAAAGAATGATCTGCTGGTGAGCAGACCTGAGGCAAGATCTTTTTGCTATCATTAAGATGTCATTTCCCCAAACAACAAAGCTCTGAAAACCTAAGGAACCTGGTTGGTAGAGGCACGCTAAAGAAAGGATCAGTGAGATCAAATGATGCTTCCACAACTGCTAAATCAAAGGGTGGTAGACACTGGGAAGGGTTAGCACCCCTTCATATGAAAAAGTGGGAAGAATGAGTACTTTAGAAAATAATTGGCCAAGTTTCATGAGAAATTTCTATTTTTGCTAAAACCACTATTACTGAAGAATCTCTCAATCTCAATCTCCTCTCAAAATCAATGTCATTAAGTTAGTCTTTGGATTTTCCTTCCCTGTACTACATTAGACTTAGGAAAGTTTATCGTTACTGCCATGCAAATCTGATACTTATCCACTTGCCAAATGATGTTTAATAGTAAGACCCACTACTACCACCCACTCTCTAAGGATCAAGAGGTTTATAGCATGCTCACTGTGCCTTCAAAAACTGTTTTCTTGAAGACCCACATTTTCAGCAGTAGCCTCCAAGTAAGGTTGTAATTTATACTCTTAAAACAATtaaaagcagcaacaacaacaacaaaaaaactttatGGCTTTATACAAGTGAAGAACATTTGGATAAATTAATCATGTTTCAGTTTAAACAAGGACAACTTCCAGGCATTTTAAGCCCTGTTAAGAAATACAAAATTGAGTTGGGAACAAATATTCAAGGCTGTTACATAATGAAACATCACTGATTCTGAGGAACACTGTGTGTACTAGCAAAAATTACAAAGGGAAACTAGGGGCTGGAGAAGAAATTAACCAAGCAGATAAAAATTGTAACAGGATGCTAAAAGACTttagtgttttaaataatttgacaAAGATATTTTCCACCGCTGAGAATACAAATAGGTGAGGTAAATCAATTTTTGCCCATTATAACATTCAAATGGAACAGTTCCAAAAAATTTTATAGGTCTCTGGTACCATAACTTCTCACAATTCCATGTATTTGGCCTCCATATTTCCCTGCTAGAATAGCTTTCCTATCTTTGGCCAATTCCTACTCATCTTTCAGCACTTTGTTGATGCCTCATCTACTACAGTAAAGATATTCTACTTTTGTTGAGTCCAATCACAGGAGACTATGGATACCCACTCATTAATCTTACTGAGTCCTCTCTGCGATACAGCATggcatctgcattttttttttttcagtattaagGTCACACATACACTGCCCTACAGGTAGTCTTTATTGACCATTTTCTTCACCCACTCTTCCCCCCATCCTGGTTAAGAGGCCTGTTTGGGATTCCCTTGATTCCCCGTAGCAGAGGAAGCAGTGCAGTATCACAGAGAAAAAATCGTAACTGATTTCTGGGGCAAATTATCAAATACCTTTTAATCTATGAAATTCAGAACTTTTATTAATAAAgtcttaaagagaaaaaatttttttccgtGAACATGCCAATGAACTTTTTAGTAACAATCTTGACAACTTTATAAACTACCAAGAAAAATGCACTGCACAGCAAAACAATTTCTGATGTTCTTGAAAATACTTTATCACTTTACAAGAGATACAATATGTGCTTCTGTTTGGATTTTGCTATCCATTTTGATATGCTTTAGAAAAGCCACAAAATGCATCCTATACTAAGAACAAAAATCTTTAGTATGAATTTGTGATCATAGCCTCTGAAATTTCAAAAGTTGCCACAATATTTTTCCAGTCCTGTAAACTCAAAGATATAACTCCTTGTTTTCTGCAATGGGAACTGGGATCATTTCCCTCACCTACTTGGTTAATATTAATTGGCTCTAGTATTGGCAACCTGTCTTGGTCAAGCCTTATCCTTGCAAAACCATCCCTTATaatgaaagaaacataaaatatattctcCACAGTACGAGAGAAAGAGTTTGGATCAATCACAAACTCAAAATAGGACACGGGAGTGTCAGGATACTTTCGAAAGTACGTTTGCAACAGTCCCAAGATCCTTTCTACTTCTTTTTCTGTTGCTTCTTGATTACTGTTCAGATCCAACTTCCTCAGCTTTGTAGGCATATCcccattttcttccattctgtgaacTTTTTTCCGGTGTTCAAGTCGGGGCTTTCGCGCAGAAGGCTCTGATTTGAATGAACCAAAAATAAAGTGGAATTTCTCAGCTTGCAACATCCAAGATGTTGCTTCCTTTTGCACTGTCTCCCAGAAGGAAAGAGCTATATTATCATCATAATCACTCAACTCACGTCCATCACCTTCCATCCAGTTTAGACCCacaaatataaacagaaagtCACAAAACGCTACTTGATTAAAAAAGCTCATATCAGAGTTTAgctgctttgctttttctttaccCAAATCAGAAGCCAAAACAAGAAACTGGGCATCCAGAGCTGCTTCTCTTGTTCGGCTGACTGCATCAAACAGAACATTGGCTTCCTCAAGAGCCTCGGTCAGGGAGTCGCTCGCCGTGTTCACGATGTCATCACGGTTCTGCTGGACGTTGTAGATAAGCTGCCGGTACTGCTTGCGGATACTCCGGCATTTCTCCTCGTCCGCGAGCTCCAGGAGGCTGGGATCGATATCGGCCTCCCCACAGCTGAGGTCGTCAGAGCAGGCATCAGCCCCCACCGCCACTTCCACCTTCATcggttcctcctcctcctcctctgcctgcttCCCAGGGTGCGCACTACCGGTGACGGCCACCACcggctcctctccctcctctacGTCTCCCCTCAGGGTACCTTTTTCATCAGCCATGTCGGGGACTGCTGGCGCTCAGGTAACGGCCTTCGCAACGTTTCGGACAACGGCGTAAATTGAAGGGGTCAGTTGGAGCCGAGGAGGACGTCTGCCCATGCGCACTAGCGGTGCGGCCCGgcggccccgcccccagctcgCCCCGCCCCCGCGGAGCCCAAGCCCCAGCGTTCGAGAACAAGTCCCTGACCCGCACAGAACGCGGGCGGCGACAGGCCCAACCCCACACTGGAGTGCCACCGGTTCATGCGAGAGGTGCTATTCTGGCGTTTACTGACAGGGCCATCTAGCTTTCAAAGAAACACTTGGACAAGCTCATGACAAAATTGTGGGGTGACTAAATTTCCTgtggctttaaaatatttgttgtcaCATATTGTAGCAgcgttctttctttcttactattattaaaagttgggacattttttagttttttttgagaACCAAATCTGGCTAAATTACAAACTGCTCATAAAGCCAAGGGTCGTGACCTGCAGCATCTCCGTTACAGATAAACCAAATTCTCAGGGTTCATTTGCAGAGTAGTTGCCAGAAACTCATTCTGCATTATACAAATGTAAATTGGGTTAATTATCTTCCTGGGCCCTCAAAAGCCTTCAAAGGCCAAATCCTCTCCAACCTATCCCAGTGGGGAGCGGGTTcactgtgtgtgcctgtgtcagAGCCAGCGCATGCACGAAGGTGTACTCCCCCACCGCCCCACCCCCGTCCTCCAGCTTTACACAAGTGGTCTTTGGTTCTCCACCACCCAAGGGAAGAATAAAATGGGTAGGGGCTCTGCCAAAGAGCTGTTTATTTGGAAGCCT is a window of Camelus bactrianus isolate YW-2024 breed Bactrian camel chromosome 12, ASM4877302v1, whole genome shotgun sequence DNA encoding:
- the EID3 gene encoding EP300-interacting inhibitor of differentiation 3, giving the protein MADEKGTLRGDVEEGEEPVVAVTGSAHPGKQAEEEEEEPMKVEVAVGADACSDDLSCGEADIDPSLLELADEEKCRSIRKQYRQLIYNVQQNRDDIVNTASDSLTEALEEANVLFDAVSRTREAALDAQFLVLASDLGKEKAKQLNSDMSFFNQVAFCDFLFIFVGLNWMEGDGRELSDYDDNIALSFWETVQKEATSWMLQAEKFHFIFGSFKSEPSARKPRLEHRKKVHRMEENGDMPTKLRKLDLNSNQEATEKEVERILGLLQTYFRKYPDTPVSYFEFVIDPNSFSRTVENIFYVSFIIRDGFARIRLDQDRLPILEPININQVGEGNDPSSHCRKQGVISLSLQDWKNIVATFEISEAMITNSY